One genomic segment of Syngnathus typhle isolate RoL2023-S1 ecotype Sweden linkage group LG8, RoL_Styp_1.0, whole genome shotgun sequence includes these proteins:
- the LOC133158273 gene encoding transcription factor 7-like 1-C — protein MHRNLSFCTKMEPAPKGSCVDEIKWYELLTPLYEPLEELSYLCNARPPPPPTPCDPTDMPLDNLPMFTGSHYVGSGDCYIRGDNLMNMNYRAPLHMEYMQPAHLNIGPAGDVTKQYMNYQHQPYEWPVNHPHAPTPPQFLDETMMILPECAKLPPAEMPSLTDPSSPSRKVPPTKKRKRECQEEDDKVYIKKPPNAFMIFRKEQRENVMAQWNIRDSAVANKVLGHMWKSLSEKEQEKYYQLADAEKRLHTQLHPNWSCTDNYGRKRRKQRSRMAP, from the exons ATGCACCG AAATCTCTCTTTTTGCACTAAAATGGAACCGGCGCCAAAAGGGTCTTGTGTTGATGAGATCAAATGGTACGAGCTCCTAACTCCACTCTACGAGCCCCTGGAGGAGCTCAGCTACCTATGCAACGCTcgccccccaccaccccccacTCCCTGCGACCCCACCGACATGCCCCTCGACAACCTCCCCATGTTTACAGGAAGTCACTATGTAGGGTCTGGTGACTGCTACATCCGGGGAGACAATCTGATGAACATGAACTACCGAGCTCCACTCCATATGGAGTACATGCAACCAGCTCACCTGAACATTGGGCCAGCTGGTGATGTCACCAAACAG TATATGAACTATCAGCACCAACCCTACGAGTGGCCTGTCAATCACCCACATGCTCCTACTCCTCCG CAGTTCCTTGACGAAACCATGATGATACTACCGGAATGTGCAAAGTTGCCTCCTGCTGAAATGCC GAGCCTTACGGATCCGAGTTCCCCCTCAAGAAAGGTCCCACCAACCaa aAAAAGGAAACGTGAATGCCAAGAGGAGGACGATAAGGTGTACATTAAAAAGCCACCTAATGCATTTATGATATTCCGAAAAGAGCAAAGGGAGAATGTTATGGCGCAGTGGAACATTCGCGACAGTGCCGTGGCCAATAAAGTTCTGGGTCACATG TGGAAATCGCTGTCGGAGAAGGAGCAGGAGAAGTATTATCAGCTTGCCGATGCTGAAAAACGCCTCCATACCCAGCTGCACCCCAACTGGTCCTGCACAGACAATTAT ggTCGAAAGAGGAGGAAGCAGAGGAGCAGAATGGCTCCCTAA
- the agpat4 gene encoding 1-acyl-sn-glycerol-3-phosphate acyltransferase delta isoform X3 — MSLVQLLKSHFLSSLIICYVFLVSGLIINLLQLCTLPLWLFNKQLARKVNCRFAYSIYSQMVATLEWWSGTECSLYTDPKSYPLYGKENAIVVLNHSFEIDFLCGWTFCERFGVLGSSKVLAKKELAYVPVIGWMWYFLEIVFCKRKWEEDRTTVTQSLRNLRDYPENYWFLLYCEGTRFTAKKHQISMQVAETKGLPKLKYHLLPRTKGFWVTVQNLRGTVAAVYDSTLNFRNNEMPTLLGILHGKKYHADLYVRRIPLDLIPEDESECANWLHKLYQEKDGFQEGYERTGRYPGPMVNPPRRPWSLINWLFWSCLLLYPLGLLLAQLILSRSVVTILSAVVLCTAASVAVRWMIGQTEINKASKYGSKMTHQNNN, encoded by the exons ATGAGCCTGGTCCAGCTGCTGAAAAGCCACTTCTTGAGTAGTCTGATCATCTGTTATGTGTTCCTGGTCAGCGGCCTCATCATCAACCTGCTTCAGCTATGCACTCTTCCTCTGTGGCTGTTCAACAAGCAGCTGGCACGGAAGGTCAACTGCAGATTTGCCTACTCCATCTATAGCC AGATGGTTGCCACATTAGAGTGGTGGTCTGGAACAGAATGCAGCCTGTATACGGATCCAAAATCGTACCCATTGTATGGAAAGGAAAATGCAATTGTGGTTCTCAACCACAGTTTTGAGATAGACTTCCTGTGTGGTTGGACCTTCTGTGAGAGATTCGGAGTCCTCGGG AGTTCCAAAGTTCTTGCCAAAAAGGAGTTGGCCTACGTCCCGGTCATCGGTTGGATGTGGTACTTCCTGGAGATCGTTTTCTGCAAGAGGAAGTGGGAAGAGGACAGAACGACAGTGACTCAAAGCCTTCGGAACCTTAGGGACTATCCTGAAAACTATTGG TTTTTGCTTTACTGTGAAGGAACTCGCTTCACAGCAAAGAAGCACCAGATCAGCATGCAGGTGGCCGAGACTAAAGGTCTGCCCAAACTGAAGTATCATCTTCTACCAAGAACCAAAGGCTTCTGGGTCACTGTTCAAAACCTCAGAGGAACTG TCGCAGCAGTCTACGACTCCACGCTCAACTTCAGAAACAATGAAATGCCAACCCTGCTGGGAATCCTTCACGGAAAGAAATACCACGCAGATTTATATGTGAG GAGAATTCCGCTGGACCTGATCCCAGAAGATGAATCTGAGTGCGCTAATTGGCTTCACAAACTCTACCAGGAGAAG GACGGTTTTCAAGAGGGCTACGAGCGGACGGGGCGGTACCCCGGCCCCATGGTGAACCCACCGCGGCGGCCCTGGTCACTGATCAACTGGTTGTTCTGGTCCTGCCTTCTCCTGTACCCACTGGGCCTACTCCTCGCACAGCTCATCCTTTCAAGATCAGTGGTGACCATTTTGTCTGCGGTGGTCCTCTGCACTGCAG CTTCAGTGGCTGTTCGTTGGATGATTGGCCAGACTGAGATTAACAAAGCTTCAAAGTATGGGAGCAAGATGACTCATCAAAACAACAACTGA
- the agpat4 gene encoding 1-acyl-sn-glycerol-3-phosphate acyltransferase delta isoform X4 — MVATLEWWSGTECSLYTDPKSYPLYGKENAIVVLNHSFEIDFLCGWTFCERFGVLGSSKVLAKKELAYVPVIGWMWYFLEIVFCKRKWEEDRTTVTQSLRNLRDYPENYWFLLYCEGTRFTAKKHQISMQVAETKGLPKLKYHLLPRTKGFWVTVQNLRGTVAAVYDSTLNFRNNEMPTLLGILHGKKYHADLYVRRIPLDLIPEDESECANWLHKLYQEKDGFQEGYERTGRYPGPMVNPPRRPWSLINWLFWSCLLLYPLGLLLAQLILSRSVVTILSAVVLCTAASVAVRWMIGQTEINKASKYGSKMTHQNNN, encoded by the exons ATGGTTGCCACATTAGAGTGGTGGTCTGGAACAGAATGCAGCCTGTATACGGATCCAAAATCGTACCCATTGTATGGAAAGGAAAATGCAATTGTGGTTCTCAACCACAGTTTTGAGATAGACTTCCTGTGTGGTTGGACCTTCTGTGAGAGATTCGGAGTCCTCGGG AGTTCCAAAGTTCTTGCCAAAAAGGAGTTGGCCTACGTCCCGGTCATCGGTTGGATGTGGTACTTCCTGGAGATCGTTTTCTGCAAGAGGAAGTGGGAAGAGGACAGAACGACAGTGACTCAAAGCCTTCGGAACCTTAGGGACTATCCTGAAAACTATTGG TTTTTGCTTTACTGTGAAGGAACTCGCTTCACAGCAAAGAAGCACCAGATCAGCATGCAGGTGGCCGAGACTAAAGGTCTGCCCAAACTGAAGTATCATCTTCTACCAAGAACCAAAGGCTTCTGGGTCACTGTTCAAAACCTCAGAGGAACTG TCGCAGCAGTCTACGACTCCACGCTCAACTTCAGAAACAATGAAATGCCAACCCTGCTGGGAATCCTTCACGGAAAGAAATACCACGCAGATTTATATGTGAG GAGAATTCCGCTGGACCTGATCCCAGAAGATGAATCTGAGTGCGCTAATTGGCTTCACAAACTCTACCAGGAGAAG GACGGTTTTCAAGAGGGCTACGAGCGGACGGGGCGGTACCCCGGCCCCATGGTGAACCCACCGCGGCGGCCCTGGTCACTGATCAACTGGTTGTTCTGGTCCTGCCTTCTCCTGTACCCACTGGGCCTACTCCTCGCACAGCTCATCCTTTCAAGATCAGTGGTGACCATTTTGTCTGCGGTGGTCCTCTGCACTGCAG CTTCAGTGGCTGTTCGTTGGATGATTGGCCAGACTGAGATTAACAAAGCTTCAAAGTATGGGAGCAAGATGACTCATCAAAACAACAACTGA
- the agpat4 gene encoding 1-acyl-sn-glycerol-3-phosphate acyltransferase delta isoform X2, translating to MSQPCLSLEKLGAVFWCTVQGTVYLAYCCGGLIINLLQLCTLPLWLFNKQLARKVNCRFAYSIYSQMVATLEWWSGTECSLYTDPKSYPLYGKENAIVVLNHSFEIDFLCGWTFCERFGVLGSSKVLAKKELAYVPVIGWMWYFLEIVFCKRKWEEDRTTVTQSLRNLRDYPENYWFLLYCEGTRFTAKKHQISMQVAETKGLPKLKYHLLPRTKGFWVTVQNLRGTVAAVYDSTLNFRNNEMPTLLGILHGKKYHADLYVRRIPLDLIPEDESECANWLHKLYQEKDGFQEGYERTGRYPGPMVNPPRRPWSLINWLFWSCLLLYPLGLLLAQLILSRSVVTILSAVVLCTAASVAVRWMIGQTEINKASKYGSKMTHQNNN from the exons ATGTCCCAACCTTGCCTTAGCTTGGAGAAATTAGGAGCAGTCTTCTGGTGCACGGTGCAAGGTACAGTTTACTTGGCTTACTGTTGTGG CGGCCTCATCATCAACCTGCTTCAGCTATGCACTCTTCCTCTGTGGCTGTTCAACAAGCAGCTGGCACGGAAGGTCAACTGCAGATTTGCCTACTCCATCTATAGCC AGATGGTTGCCACATTAGAGTGGTGGTCTGGAACAGAATGCAGCCTGTATACGGATCCAAAATCGTACCCATTGTATGGAAAGGAAAATGCAATTGTGGTTCTCAACCACAGTTTTGAGATAGACTTCCTGTGTGGTTGGACCTTCTGTGAGAGATTCGGAGTCCTCGGG AGTTCCAAAGTTCTTGCCAAAAAGGAGTTGGCCTACGTCCCGGTCATCGGTTGGATGTGGTACTTCCTGGAGATCGTTTTCTGCAAGAGGAAGTGGGAAGAGGACAGAACGACAGTGACTCAAAGCCTTCGGAACCTTAGGGACTATCCTGAAAACTATTGG TTTTTGCTTTACTGTGAAGGAACTCGCTTCACAGCAAAGAAGCACCAGATCAGCATGCAGGTGGCCGAGACTAAAGGTCTGCCCAAACTGAAGTATCATCTTCTACCAAGAACCAAAGGCTTCTGGGTCACTGTTCAAAACCTCAGAGGAACTG TCGCAGCAGTCTACGACTCCACGCTCAACTTCAGAAACAATGAAATGCCAACCCTGCTGGGAATCCTTCACGGAAAGAAATACCACGCAGATTTATATGTGAG GAGAATTCCGCTGGACCTGATCCCAGAAGATGAATCTGAGTGCGCTAATTGGCTTCACAAACTCTACCAGGAGAAG GACGGTTTTCAAGAGGGCTACGAGCGGACGGGGCGGTACCCCGGCCCCATGGTGAACCCACCGCGGCGGCCCTGGTCACTGATCAACTGGTTGTTCTGGTCCTGCCTTCTCCTGTACCCACTGGGCCTACTCCTCGCACAGCTCATCCTTTCAAGATCAGTGGTGACCATTTTGTCTGCGGTGGTCCTCTGCACTGCAG CTTCAGTGGCTGTTCGTTGGATGATTGGCCAGACTGAGATTAACAAAGCTTCAAAGTATGGGAGCAAGATGACTCATCAAAACAACAACTGA
- the agpat4 gene encoding 1-acyl-sn-glycerol-3-phosphate acyltransferase delta isoform X1: MSQPCLSLEKLGAVFWCTVQGTVYLAYCCGAMSLVQLLKSHFLSSLIICYVFLVSGLIINLLQLCTLPLWLFNKQLARKVNCRFAYSIYSQMVATLEWWSGTECSLYTDPKSYPLYGKENAIVVLNHSFEIDFLCGWTFCERFGVLGSSKVLAKKELAYVPVIGWMWYFLEIVFCKRKWEEDRTTVTQSLRNLRDYPENYWFLLYCEGTRFTAKKHQISMQVAETKGLPKLKYHLLPRTKGFWVTVQNLRGTVAAVYDSTLNFRNNEMPTLLGILHGKKYHADLYVRRIPLDLIPEDESECANWLHKLYQEKDGFQEGYERTGRYPGPMVNPPRRPWSLINWLFWSCLLLYPLGLLLAQLILSRSVVTILSAVVLCTAASVAVRWMIGQTEINKASKYGSKMTHQNNN, translated from the exons ATGTCCCAACCTTGCCTTAGCTTGGAGAAATTAGGAGCAGTCTTCTGGTGCACGGTGCAAGGTACAGTTTACTTGGCTTACTGTTGTGG AGCAATGAGCCTGGTCCAGCTGCTGAAAAGCCACTTCTTGAGTAGTCTGATCATCTGTTATGTGTTCCTGGTCAGCGGCCTCATCATCAACCTGCTTCAGCTATGCACTCTTCCTCTGTGGCTGTTCAACAAGCAGCTGGCACGGAAGGTCAACTGCAGATTTGCCTACTCCATCTATAGCC AGATGGTTGCCACATTAGAGTGGTGGTCTGGAACAGAATGCAGCCTGTATACGGATCCAAAATCGTACCCATTGTATGGAAAGGAAAATGCAATTGTGGTTCTCAACCACAGTTTTGAGATAGACTTCCTGTGTGGTTGGACCTTCTGTGAGAGATTCGGAGTCCTCGGG AGTTCCAAAGTTCTTGCCAAAAAGGAGTTGGCCTACGTCCCGGTCATCGGTTGGATGTGGTACTTCCTGGAGATCGTTTTCTGCAAGAGGAAGTGGGAAGAGGACAGAACGACAGTGACTCAAAGCCTTCGGAACCTTAGGGACTATCCTGAAAACTATTGG TTTTTGCTTTACTGTGAAGGAACTCGCTTCACAGCAAAGAAGCACCAGATCAGCATGCAGGTGGCCGAGACTAAAGGTCTGCCCAAACTGAAGTATCATCTTCTACCAAGAACCAAAGGCTTCTGGGTCACTGTTCAAAACCTCAGAGGAACTG TCGCAGCAGTCTACGACTCCACGCTCAACTTCAGAAACAATGAAATGCCAACCCTGCTGGGAATCCTTCACGGAAAGAAATACCACGCAGATTTATATGTGAG GAGAATTCCGCTGGACCTGATCCCAGAAGATGAATCTGAGTGCGCTAATTGGCTTCACAAACTCTACCAGGAGAAG GACGGTTTTCAAGAGGGCTACGAGCGGACGGGGCGGTACCCCGGCCCCATGGTGAACCCACCGCGGCGGCCCTGGTCACTGATCAACTGGTTGTTCTGGTCCTGCCTTCTCCTGTACCCACTGGGCCTACTCCTCGCACAGCTCATCCTTTCAAGATCAGTGGTGACCATTTTGTCTGCGGTGGTCCTCTGCACTGCAG CTTCAGTGGCTGTTCGTTGGATGATTGGCCAGACTGAGATTAACAAAGCTTCAAAGTATGGGAGCAAGATGACTCATCAAAACAACAACTGA